The following coding sequences lie in one Drosophila sulfurigaster albostrigata strain 15112-1811.04 chromosome 2R, ASM2355843v2, whole genome shotgun sequence genomic window:
- the LOC133836145 gene encoding UDP-glycosyltransferase UGT5-like: protein MMINTHFSLGRVRSNVPNVIEVAGLHMAEPSEPLEPELLDFVNGAEHGVIYFSMGMEILTAWLPKTMKQKMLQTFSQLKQRVVWKHDVHTMPNKSDNVYLTSLAPQRQLLEHPNMKLFITNGGLLSTIESIYSGVPMLGMPIYFDQFDNVERMVKVGIARKLDINKLTDEQLMNNIKELLENPIYTLKAKEMSKRFRDQPSSPIETAIWWTEYVLRHKGAPHMRMTDQDMAFVPYYKLNIFSVLFSRIAFSAFVVLLVCIIVVNFFLKEFQRNAETPSVFYPSN from the coding sequence ATGATGATTAATACGCACTTCAGCCTCGGTCGTGTTCGATCCAATGTGCCCAATGTTATCGAGGTGGCCGGTTTACATATGGCAGAGCCTAGTGAACCACTTGAGCCAGAGTTGCTGGACTTTGTGAATGGAGCGGAGCACGGCGTCATTTACTTTTCCATGGGCATGGAGATTCTTACCGCATGGCTGCCCAAAACCATGAAACAAAAGATGCTCCAGACATTTTCACAGCTAAAGCAGCGAGTCGTGTGGAAGCACGATGTGCACACAATGCCTAACAAGTCGGATAACGTCTACTTGACTTCCTTAGCACCTCAGCGTCAGCTGTTGGAACATCCCAACATGAAGCTCTTCATCACAAACGGCGGTCTCCTTAGCACCATCGAATCAATATACTCGGGAGTCCCCATGTTGGGCATGCCCATCTATTTCGATCAGTTTGATAATGTGGAACGTATGGTGAAGGTAGGCATAGCTCGTAAGCTGGATATTAACAAGCTCACAGACGAGCAGTTGATGAACAATATAAAGGAACTGCTAGAGAATCCAATTTACACGCTCAAGGCCAAGGAGATGTCCAAGCGGTTCCGGGATCAACCCTCAAGTCCCATTGAGACAGCCATCTGGTGGACAGAATACGTACTAAGGCACAAGGGAGCTCCTCACATGCGAATGACGGATCAGGACATGGCCTTTGTGCCTTATTATAAACTCAACATATTCTCGGTACTGTTCAGTCGCATTGCGTTCTCTGCGTTCGTTGTCCTCCTCGTCTGCATTATTGTTGTGAACTTCTTTTTAAAGGAGTTTCAAAGAAACGCTGAGACGCCTTCAGTGTTTTACCCatctaattga
- the LOC133836142 gene encoding UDP-glycosyltransferase UGT4-like — MKTAQVFVALITLVLCTRSTQSENILGIFSYTFSTPYKVVKPYFEALVHNGHNVTIISSKELLPDIENVRHIRIAALDLLIEHTLSFDYIEWSNSKWKESVMFSTFCYNMSHSILSDSEVQSLLQDKSEHFDMIVLEPTNSDALIGFADHFNASLVGLSTYGSSWLTDHLAGNSAPSIYRPIQPMGYSHSDSLLDRWNNWFYIAEEWMIDRLVILPGQLKLFTHFFQLPSSRFFERRTSYSLMIINQHFSLSRVRSNVPNIIEVAGLHMAEPSEPLEPDLLNFVNGAEHGVIYFSMGMEILNKFLPKNMEEKMLQTFAQLKQRVVWKHEKLTMLNKSDNIYLSPMASQRQLLEHPNIKLFITHGGLLSTIEAVYSGVPMLGLPIYFDQFDNVECMVKMGLARKLDINNLTEEQLMNNIKELLQNPTYALKAKEMSKRFRDQPISPIETAIWWTEYVLRHKGAPHMRMTDQYMAFFPYYKLNIFSILFCRIGFSAILVLLICVIVGNFIVKEFLRIAEEPPLFYTSI; from the exons ATGAAGACTGCTCAAGTTTTCGTCGCTTTGATCACGCTTGTTTTGTGCACGCGGTCAACACAATCGGAAAATATTCTAGGAATATTCTCGTATACTTTTAGTACCCCCTACAAAGTGGTTAAACCGTATTTCGAAGCTCTAGTGCACAACGGACATAATGTAACTATTATCTCATCAAAAGAACTTCTACCGGACATCGAGAACGTGCGACACATTCGCATAGCAGCTCTTGATTTGCTCATAGAAC ATACCTTGTCCTTTGATTATATAGAATGGTCAAACAGCAAATGGAAGGAATCCGTAATGTTCTCCACCTTTTGTTACAACATGTCGCATAGCATTCTCAGCGACTCAGAAGTGCAATCGTTGCTACAAGATAAATCCGAACACTTCGACATGATCGTTTTGGAGCCAACGAACTCCGATGCGCTTATTGGCTTCGCTGATCATTTTAATGCCTCCCTCGTTGGTTTGTCGACGTATGGTTCTTCTTGGTTGACTGATCATCTAGCTGGAAACTCGGCGCCAAGTATCTATAGACCCATACAGCCAATGGGCTATTCTCATAGTGATTCACTGTTGGATAGGTGGAACAATTGGTTTTATATAGCCGAGGAATGGATGATCGACAGACTGGTTATTTTACCTGGACAGCTGAAGCTGTTCACACACTTCTTTCAACTTCCATCATCGCGTTTTTTCGAGCGACGCACAAGCTATTCTTTAATGATAATCAATCAGCACTTTAGTCTAAGTCGTGTTCGGTCCAATGTGCCCAATATTATCGAGGTGGCTGGTTTACATATGGCAGAACCCAGTGAGCCACTTGAGCCAGATTTGCTGAACTTTGTCAATGGAGCGGAGCACGGCGTTATTTACTTCTCCATGGGCATGGAGATTCTTAACAAATTTCTTCCCAAGAACATGGAAGAAAAGATGCTCCAGACCTTCGCACAGCTGAAGCAGCGAGTTGTGTGGAAGCACGAAAAGCTCACAATGCTCAATAAGTCGGATAACATCTATTTAAGTCCCATGGCATCACAGCGTCAGCTCCTGGAGCACCCGAACATTAAGCTTTTCATCACTCATGGCGGACTGTTGAGCACTATCGAGGCAGTGTACTCGGGAGTGCCGATGTTGGGCTTGCCTATCTATTTCGATCAGTTCGACAATGTGGAATGCATGGTAAAGATGGGTTTAGCTCGTAAACTGGATATCAATAATCTCACAGAGGAGCAGCTGATGAATAATATCAAGGAACTGCTCCAAAATCCCACTTATGCTCTTAAGGCAAAAGAAATGTCCAAACGCTTTCGCGATCAGCCAATAAGTCCCATTGAGACTGCCATCTGGTGGACAGAGTATGTACTAAGGCACAAGGGAGCTCCTCACATGCGAATGACGGATCAGTATATGGCATTTTTTCCTTATTATAAACTCAACATATTCTCGATACTCTTCTGTCGTATTGGGTTTTCTGCAATCCTTGTTCTCCTCATCTGCGTCATTGTTGGGAACTTTATCGTGAAGGAGTTTCTGAGAATCGCTGAGGAGCCTCCGTTGTTTTACacatctatataa
- the LOC133836850 gene encoding UDP-glycosyltransferase UGT4-like, translated as MKTAKILVALFTLVLCTRSTQSFSTPYTVVKPYIKALVHNGHNVTVISSKQLLPDIENVRHIRVAAIDQVIEYVTNIDFSECLYSKWKESLVFSSFYYNVSIGILSDSRVQSVLHDKSEKFDMIVLEPTHSEAFIGFAEHFGASLVGLSTFGSSWLTDHLAGNSAPSVYRPVQPVGYSHGDSLVDKWNNWIYIAEEWLIDRLLILPGQLELFTRYFQLPSSRLFERRTSYSLMLINQHFSLGRVRSNVPNVIEVAGIHMAEPSEPLEPELLDFVNGAEHGVIYFSMGMKILSRWRPKNIEQKMLQTFAQLKQRVVWKYEENTMLNKSENIYLSHNVPQRQLLEHANVKLFITNGGLLSTIEAAYSGVPMLGLPIFFDQFDNVERMVKVGVARKLDINTLTEEQLMSNIKELLQNPIYTLKAKEMSKRFRDQPTSPLEAAVWWTEYVLRHKGAPHMRMTEDDISFAPYYKLNIFSVLLARIAFSAFVVVLACAFVVHFIWKKLQRIREEPLAFYTSI; from the exons ATGAAAACAGCTAAAATTCTCGTTGCTTTGTTCACGCTTGTCCTGTGCACGCGTTCAACACAATCTTTTAGTACGCCTTACACAGTGGTTAAACCGTATATTAAAGCCCTAGTACACAACGGACACAATGTGACTGTTATCTCATCGAAACAACTTCTGCCGGACATCGAGAACGTGCGACACATTCGTGTGGCAGCCATAGATCAGGTCATAGAAT ATGTCACGAACATTGATTTTTCAGAGTGTTTATACAGCAAATGGAAAGAATCGTTGGTATTCTCCAGTTTCTATTACAACGTTTCGATCGGAATTCTCAGCGATTCAAGAGTGCAATCCGTGCTACACGATAAATCCGAAAAGTTTGACATGATCGTCTTAGAGCCAACGCACTCAGAAGCTTTTATTGGCTTCGCAGAGCACTTTGGTGCCTCCTTGGTTGGATTGTCCACGTTTGGTTCCTCTTGGTTGACCGATCATTTAGCTGGAAACTCGGCACCAAGTGTCTATAGACCCGTGCAGCCAGTCGGCTATTCTCATGGAGATTCGCTGGTAGATAAATGGAATAATTGGATTTACATAGCCGAGGAATGGTTAATCGATCGATTGCTTATATTACCTGGACAACTGGAGCTGTTCACACGATACTTTCAACTGCCATCGTCGCGTTTATTCGAGCGACGCACAAGCTATTCTTTGATGTTGATCAATCAGCACTTTAGCCTCGGACGCGTTCGCTCTAATGTGCCTAACGTTATCGAGGTGGCCGGCATACATATGGCAGAACCCAGTGAACCGCTCGAGCCAGAGTTACTTGACTTTGTGAATGGTGCGGAGCACGGCGTCATTTACTTTTCCATGGGCATGAAGATTCTTAGCAGATGGCGTCCGAAGAACATTGAACAAAAGATGCTGCAGACTTTTGCACAGCTGAAGCAGCGAGTCGTGTGGAAGTACGAAGAGAACACGATGCTCAATAAGTCAGAAAACATCTACTTGAGTCACAATGTACCTCAACGTCAGCTGCTGGAACATGCCAACGTGAAGCTTTTCATTACAAACGGCGGTCTTCTCAGCACCATCGAGGCAGCATACTCGGGAGTTCCCATGCTGGGTTTGCCCATCTTTTTCGATCAGTTTGATAATGTGGAACGTATGGTGAAGGTGGGCGTAGCCCGTAAGTTGGATATTAACACTCTGACAGAGGAGCAGTTGATGAGTAACATCAAGGAACTGCTGCAGAATCCAATTTACACGCTTAAGGCCAAGGAGATGTCCAAGCGCTTTCGCGATCAACCAACGTCTCCACTGGAGGCAGCCGTGTGGTGGACGGAGTATGTACTAAGGCACAAAGGAGCTCCTCACATGCGAATGACAGAAGATGACATTTCCTTTGCGCCGTACTATAAACTCAATATATTCTCGGTCCTTCTTGCTCGCATTGCGTTTTCTGCATTCGTTGTTGTCCTCGCTTGTGCTTTTGTTGTACATTTCATCTGGAAGAAGCTTCAGAGAATTCGGGAGGAGCCTTTGGCGTTTTATACATCTATTTGA
- the LOC133836141 gene encoding UDP-glycosyltransferase UGT4-like: MKTAQVFVALITLLLCTRSTQSENILGIFSYTFSTPYKVVKPYFEALVHNGHNVTIISSKELLPDIENVRHIRVAGLDRIIEHVMNFDYSDCLYSKWKESLVASSFHYNMSHAILSDSGVQSLLQDKSEHFDMIVVEPTYSDALIGFAEHYSASLVGLSTFGSSWLTDHLAGNSAPSIYRPIQPMGYSHGDSLLDKWNNWIYISEEWLIDRLLILPGQLELFTRYFQLPTSRLLERRTSYSLMMINQHFSLGRVRSNVPNVIEVAGMHMAEPSEPLEPELLDFVNGAEHGVIYFSMGMEILNRWLPKNMEQKMLQTFAQLKQRVVWKHEMHTMVNKSDNIFLSPMASQRQLLEHPNMKLFITHGGLLSTTEAAHSGVPMLALPIYFDQFDNVERMLRMGVARKLDINTLTVELLTNNIKELLQNPIYALKAKELSTRFRDQPTTALERAIWWTEYVLRHKGAPHMRMTDHDMAFVPYYKLNIFSILFGRIAFSGLVVLFACIFAINFFLKEFQKISEAPLVFHTSI, translated from the exons ATGAAGACTGCTCAAGTTTTCGTCGCTTTGATCACGCTTCTTTTGTGCACGCGGTCAACGCAATCGGAAAATATTCTAggaatattttcatatacttTTAGTACTCCCTACAAAGTGGTTAAACCGTATTTCGAAGCTCTAGTACACAACGGACATAATGTAACTATTATCTCATCGAAAGAACTTCTACCGGATATCGAGAACGTACGCCACATTCGCGTTGCTGGTCTAGATCGGATCATAGAAC ACGTCATGAACTTTGATTATTCAGATTGCTTGTACAGCAAATGGAAGGAATCTTTAGTAGCCTCCAGTTTTCATTACAACATGTCACACGCCATTCTCAGCGACTCAGGAGTGCAATCGTTGCTACAAGATAAATCCGAGCACTTCGATATGATTGTCGTAGAGCCAACGTATTCCGATGCGCTTATTGGATTCGCAGAGCACTATAGTGCCTCCCTCGTTGGTTTGTCGACATTTGGTTCTTCTTGGCTAACTGATCATCTGGCTGGAAACTCGGCGCCAAGTATTTACAGACCTATACAACCAATGGGCTATTCTCATGGTGATTCGCTGTTGGATAAATGGAACAATTGGATTTACATATCCGAGGAATGGTTGATCGATAGATTGCTTATTTTACCTGGACAACTGGAACTGTTCACACGATACTTTCAACTTCCAACGTCGCGTTTACTTGAGCGACGCACAAGTTATTCTCTGATGATGATCAATCAGCACTTTAGTCTCGGTCGCGTTCGGTCCAATGTGCCGAATGTTATCGAGGTGGCAGGAATGCATATGGCAGAACCTAGTGAGCCACTCGAGCCAGAGTTACTTGACTTTGTGAATGGTGCGGAGCACGGCGTCATTTACTTTTCCATGGGCATGGAGATTCTGAACAGATGGCTGCCCAAAAATATGGAACAAAAGATGCTCCAGACCTTTGCACAGCTGAAGCAGCGAGTCGTGTGGAAGCACGAGATGCATACGATGGTCAACAAGTCGGATAATATCTTCTTGAGTCCCATGGCTTCGCAGCGTCAGCTGCTGGAGCACCCGAACATGAAGCTCTTTATCACACATGGCGGCCTGTTGAGCACCACTGAGGCAGCACACTCTGGAGTGCCTATGCTGGCCTTGCCCATCTATTTCGATCAATTCGACAATGTGGAGCGCATGCTAAGGATGGGTGTGGCTCGTAAGCTGGATATTAACACTTTAACAGTGGAACTGTTGACGAATAACATCAAAGAACTTCTGCAGAATCCCATATATGCTCTTAAAGCCAAGGAGCTGTCGACGCGTTTTCGCGACCAACCAACGACCGCCCTCGAGAGAGCCATCTGGTGGACAGAATACGTACTAAGGCATAAGGGAGCTCCGCATATGCGAATGACGGATCACGACATGGCATTTGTGCCTTATTATAAACTCAACATATTCTCGATACTCTTTGGTCGTATTGCGTTCTCCGGATTAGTTGTTCTCTTCGCCTGCATATTTgctataaatttctttttgaagGAGTTTCAGAAAATTTCCGAGGCGCCATTGGTGTTTCACACTTCTATATGA
- the LOC133837138 gene encoding juvenile hormone esterase isoform X2, giving the protein MICKRLSCPVLLLSPLLLLSLLLFTLLLCHESASIAIAPSTFGTAIARAGKISNTLKETTAWKTLTSHPNSLVQLLPSRAMRVVQEVVRSLRKEREIVASTTLGKVRGRYLKYRSGERGGYYSFKGMRYGAAPIGARRFRAAEPEKPWTGVRDASREGQSCPHKNMILDTFKGDEDCLFLNVFTTRMPKEDESQVKLPVMVWLHGGGFSFGSGNSFLYGPDYLVAEDIVLVTLNYRLGPLGFLTAGPDAPGNQGLKDQILALKWVRDNIEAFGGDPNQVTIFGESAGASSVQFLLLSPLAKGLFHRAISQSGSALNPWSMAASSSQRAARLAANLGYVGANNTEEILDFLRRVPAMKLVEAAPTTLTAEDQRNNIGLPFVPVVEGYWNEDSQEENYLEEPFLTQHPSEMYEEHNFNSDVPYMTGYNTHEAMLFIRRLRKNPQLLGIIENDFGRLVPHDLNVTHVHDRVTREIRSFYLGNKHVGLESVDEMIALLTDLMFLQGIRRTARNHAKFGNAPVYMYRFSFDGALGLYKRMLGIPRPGVCHGDEMGYLFKFGFFNLSLDPKSMEVQVKNRMVRMWTNFAKYGTPTPNFDDPILNTKWTPIDATNVMNSLNYLDISHEINMKTNPEPERQRFWDEMYQHYNGAAM; this is encoded by the exons ATGATATGTAAAAGACTCTCGTGTCCGGTGCTCCTCCTCTCCCCGCTCCTCCTCCTCAGCCTTCTGCTGTTCACGCTGCTGCTCTGCCATGAGTCCGCCTCCATTGCCATCGCGCCCTCCACATTTGGCACCGCGATTGCACGCGCTGGAAAGATTTCAAACACGCTAAAG GAGACGACGGCCTGGAAAACATTGACCTCGCATCCCAATTCGTTGGTGCAATTGCTGCCATCGAGGGCCATGCGAGTGGTGCAGGAGGTGGTGCGATCGCTGCGG AAGGAGCGCGAAATTGTGGCGAGCACAACGCTGGGCAAGGTGCGAGGCAGATACTTGAAGTATCGCTCAGGTGAACGAGGTGGTTACTACAGCTTCAAGGGCATGCGCTACGGAGCGGCGCCAATCGGAGCCAGAAG ATTCCGCGCTGCGGAGCCAGAGAAACCTTGGACGGGTGTGAGAGATGCTTCAAGAGAGGGTCAAAGTTGTCCGCACAAGAACATGATACTCGACACGTTCAAGGGAGACGAAGATTGTCTGTTCCTCAACGTGTTCACTACAAGAATGCCCAAGGAGGATGA ATCCCAAGTCAAGCTACCTGTCATGGTCTGGCTGCACGGTGGCGGGTTTTCCTTTGGCTCTGGCAACTCTTTCCTCTATGGCCCTGACTATTTGGTTGCCGAAGACATCGTTCTCGTCACGCTCAACTACAGACTTGGTCCTCTCGGCTTCCTCACCGCTGGACCCGATGCGCCTGGTAATCAGGGATTGAAGGATCAAATACTTGCTCTTAAGTGGGTCAGGGATAACATTGAAGCCTTCGGTGGCGACCCAAATCAAGTGACCATCTTTGGCGAATCAGCTGGCGCCTCTTCAGTGCAGTTCCTCTTGCTCTCTCCATTGGCCAAGGGTCTGTTCCATCGCGCCATCTCACAGAGCGGCTCTGCTTTGAATCCCTGGTCCATGGCGGCGAGTTCAAGTCAGAGAGCAGCTCGTCTGGCTGCCAATCTGGGATACGTGGGTGCCAACAACACTGAGGAGATCTTGGACTTTTTGCGTCGAGTGCCGGCAATGAAACTGGTTGAAGCAGCGCCCACAACGCTGACTGCTGAAGATCAGCGCAACAACATCGGATTGCCTTTTGTGCCCGTTGTCGAGGGATATTGGAACGAGGACTCACAGGAGGAGAACTACTTGGAGGAACCGTTCCTCACGCAGCATCCCAGCGAAATGTATGAGGAGCACAACTTCAACAGCGATGTGCCCTACATGACAGGCTACAACACACACGAAGCGATGCTCTTTATAAGAA GACTGCGTAAGAATCCACAGCTGTTGGGCATCATTGAGAATGATTTTGGTCGCCTCGTGCCTCATGATCTGAATGTCACGCACGTGCACGACAGAGTCACGCGTGAGATACGCTCCTTCTACCTGGGCAACAAACACGTGGGTCTCGAGTCCGTGGACGAAATGATAGCG CTCCTCACTGATTTGATGTTCCTGCAAGGCATTCGACGCACAGCTCGCAATCACGCCAAGTTCGGCAATGCGCCTGTCTACATGTATCGCTTCTCCTTCGATGGCGCTTTGGGATTATACAAGCGCATGTTGGGCATCCCTAGGCCAGGTGTTTGCCATGGCGATGAGATGGGCTACTTGTTCAAGTTTGGCTTCTTCAATCTCAGCTTGGATCCCAAGTCAATGGAGGTGCAAGTGAAGAATCGCATGGTGCGCATGTGGACAAACTTTGCCAAATATGG
- the LOC133837138 gene encoding juvenile hormone esterase isoform X1: MACRPYTPYVLASIALLLSLGLILFAIFMERHSEPKNQMKMQQVQNVNWNWDYAELEDVLPTEASLPQSEDMFNALARALLLVATTPATTTTTAATTTTQSSSLDSLTTELASGSTGIPPPVEETTAWKTLTSHPNSLVQLLPSRAMRVVQEVVRSLRKEREIVASTTLGKVRGRYLKYRSGERGGYYSFKGMRYGAAPIGARRFRAAEPEKPWTGVRDASREGQSCPHKNMILDTFKGDEDCLFLNVFTTRMPKEDESQVKLPVMVWLHGGGFSFGSGNSFLYGPDYLVAEDIVLVTLNYRLGPLGFLTAGPDAPGNQGLKDQILALKWVRDNIEAFGGDPNQVTIFGESAGASSVQFLLLSPLAKGLFHRAISQSGSALNPWSMAASSSQRAARLAANLGYVGANNTEEILDFLRRVPAMKLVEAAPTTLTAEDQRNNIGLPFVPVVEGYWNEDSQEENYLEEPFLTQHPSEMYEEHNFNSDVPYMTGYNTHEAMLFIRRLRKNPQLLGIIENDFGRLVPHDLNVTHVHDRVTREIRSFYLGNKHVGLESVDEMIALLTDLMFLQGIRRTARNHAKFGNAPVYMYRFSFDGALGLYKRMLGIPRPGVCHGDEMGYLFKFGFFNLSLDPKSMEVQVKNRMVRMWTNFAKYGTPTPNFDDPILNTKWTPIDATNVMNSLNYLDISHEINMKTNPEPERQRFWDEMYQHYNGAAM; this comes from the exons ATGGCCTGCCGCCCATACACGCCCTATGTGCTGGCCAgcattgcattgttgttgtccctCGGTCTGATTCTCTTTGCCATCTTCATGGAGCGTCACTCGGAGCCAAAGAATCAAATGAAGATGCAACAAGTTCAAAATGTGAATTGGAATTGGGATTACGCAGAGCTTGAAGATGTTTTGCCCACCGAAGCGAGTTTGCCACAGTCCGAAGATATGTTTAACGCTTTGGCCAGAGCTTTGTTGCTCGTTGCCACTACaccagcaaccacaacaacaacagcagcaaccactaCAACTCAATCATCATCGTTGGATTCATTGACCACTGAATTGGCTTCCGGGTCAACCGGAATCCCGCCCCCAGTTGAG GAGACGACGGCCTGGAAAACATTGACCTCGCATCCCAATTCGTTGGTGCAATTGCTGCCATCGAGGGCCATGCGAGTGGTGCAGGAGGTGGTGCGATCGCTGCGG AAGGAGCGCGAAATTGTGGCGAGCACAACGCTGGGCAAGGTGCGAGGCAGATACTTGAAGTATCGCTCAGGTGAACGAGGTGGTTACTACAGCTTCAAGGGCATGCGCTACGGAGCGGCGCCAATCGGAGCCAGAAG ATTCCGCGCTGCGGAGCCAGAGAAACCTTGGACGGGTGTGAGAGATGCTTCAAGAGAGGGTCAAAGTTGTCCGCACAAGAACATGATACTCGACACGTTCAAGGGAGACGAAGATTGTCTGTTCCTCAACGTGTTCACTACAAGAATGCCCAAGGAGGATGA ATCCCAAGTCAAGCTACCTGTCATGGTCTGGCTGCACGGTGGCGGGTTTTCCTTTGGCTCTGGCAACTCTTTCCTCTATGGCCCTGACTATTTGGTTGCCGAAGACATCGTTCTCGTCACGCTCAACTACAGACTTGGTCCTCTCGGCTTCCTCACCGCTGGACCCGATGCGCCTGGTAATCAGGGATTGAAGGATCAAATACTTGCTCTTAAGTGGGTCAGGGATAACATTGAAGCCTTCGGTGGCGACCCAAATCAAGTGACCATCTTTGGCGAATCAGCTGGCGCCTCTTCAGTGCAGTTCCTCTTGCTCTCTCCATTGGCCAAGGGTCTGTTCCATCGCGCCATCTCACAGAGCGGCTCTGCTTTGAATCCCTGGTCCATGGCGGCGAGTTCAAGTCAGAGAGCAGCTCGTCTGGCTGCCAATCTGGGATACGTGGGTGCCAACAACACTGAGGAGATCTTGGACTTTTTGCGTCGAGTGCCGGCAATGAAACTGGTTGAAGCAGCGCCCACAACGCTGACTGCTGAAGATCAGCGCAACAACATCGGATTGCCTTTTGTGCCCGTTGTCGAGGGATATTGGAACGAGGACTCACAGGAGGAGAACTACTTGGAGGAACCGTTCCTCACGCAGCATCCCAGCGAAATGTATGAGGAGCACAACTTCAACAGCGATGTGCCCTACATGACAGGCTACAACACACACGAAGCGATGCTCTTTATAAGAA GACTGCGTAAGAATCCACAGCTGTTGGGCATCATTGAGAATGATTTTGGTCGCCTCGTGCCTCATGATCTGAATGTCACGCACGTGCACGACAGAGTCACGCGTGAGATACGCTCCTTCTACCTGGGCAACAAACACGTGGGTCTCGAGTCCGTGGACGAAATGATAGCG CTCCTCACTGATTTGATGTTCCTGCAAGGCATTCGACGCACAGCTCGCAATCACGCCAAGTTCGGCAATGCGCCTGTCTACATGTATCGCTTCTCCTTCGATGGCGCTTTGGGATTATACAAGCGCATGTTGGGCATCCCTAGGCCAGGTGTTTGCCATGGCGATGAGATGGGCTACTTGTTCAAGTTTGGCTTCTTCAATCTCAGCTTGGATCCCAAGTCAATGGAGGTGCAAGTGAAGAATCGCATGGTGCGCATGTGGACAAACTTTGCCAAATATGG